A region from the Drosophila bipectinata strain 14024-0381.07 chromosome 3R, DbipHiC1v2, whole genome shotgun sequence genome encodes:
- the FBXO11 gene encoding F-box only protein 11, translating to MPSASFTSSRTYVRRSRRKGANRIAMPNRPSGNIMDPMLQQNVSAAAGAGSGPSTSGASGSSNANASTSSSSAAAGTAAAPPAPAVASGSSEYFDSGQGSSSNASGGASGASSSGLAAIVYNALQMMDTTENSGAGSSGAASSTPPVSSSSKSTCATATAGSSTASTSAAAAAAASAGSASSSHQSPYDLRRKISSSSHEQWPTSSSTAVLVGPSSSSPPLVNPGASPSSSSSSSSTSSSSSGSSSSSSSSSSASSANVQAPSTSATFPVNNAPTTGATLAQPPNVHSSVPQQHCGALPVGAAIEDNNYMLPARKRSRRLYTQSGEMGATAGGASGEASGAGTSASGSTGCAPTAAQYLQYELPDEVLLAIFSYLMEQDLCRLALVCKRFNTIANDTELWKRLYQSVFEYDLPLFNPELCKFVFEKPEESEYANPWKESFRQLYRGVHVRPGYQERRCSGRSIVFFNTIQAALDYPEDRAAAGAFASAGAGAGNVSAGLSNTSASAGGAGGGGASVNALVNIYEEQVAPTEHPGPLIFLHAGHYKGEYLFIDSDVALVGAAPGNVAESVILEREAGSTVMFVEGAKYAYVGYLTLKFSPEVTSTVSHHKHYCLDIGENCSPTVDNCIIRSTSVVGAAVCVGGVNANPVIRNCDISDCENVGLYVTDYAQGTYEHNEISRNALAGIWVKNFASPIMRENHIHHGRDVGIFTFENGMGYFEKNDIHNNRIAGFEVKAGANPTVVKCEIHHGQTGGIYVHENGLGQFIENRIHSNNFAGVWITSNSNPTIRKNEIYNGHQGGVYIFGEGRGLIEHNNIYGNALAGIQIRTNSDPIVRHNKIHHGQHGGIYVHEKGQGLIEENEVYSNTLAGVWITTGSTPVLRRNRIHSGKQVGVYFYDNGHGKLEDNDIFNHLYSGVQIRTGSNPVIRGNKIWGGQNGGVLVYNGGLGLLEQNEIFDNAMAGVWIKTDSNPTLKRNKIYDGRDGGICIFNGGKGILEENDIFRNTQAGVLISTQSHPILRRNRIYDGQAAGVEITNNATATLEHNQIFKNKFGGLCLASGVQPITRGNNIFNNEDEVEKAVSSGQCLYKISSYTSFPMHDFYRCQTCNTTDRNAICVNCIKNCHAGHDVEFIRHDRFFCDCGAGTLSNQCQLQGEPTQDTDTLYDSAAPMESHTLMVN from the exons ATGCCGAGTGCCTCGTTCACCTCGTCGCGCACCTACGTGCGCCGCTCCCGTCGGAAAGGAGCCAATCGGATCGCCATGCCCAACCGGCCGTCGGGCAACATAATGGACCCCATGCTGCAGCAGAATGTATCCGCCGCGGCGGGTGCTGGGTCCGGACCCAGTACATCGGGTGCCAGTGGTTCCAGCAATGCCAACGcctccaccagcagcagcagtgcaGCAGCCGGAACTGCAGCGGCTCCACCTGCCCCTGCCGTCGCCTCTGGTTCGTCGGAGTACTTTGACAGTGGGCAAGGCAGCAGTAGCAATGCCAGTGGTGGTGCATCAGGAGCAAGCTCCTCTGGGCTGGCGGCCATTGTTTATAACGCCCTACAAATGATGGACACAACGGAGAACTCGGGCGCCGGCAGCAGTGGAGCAGCCAGTTCCACACCGCCAGTTTCATCATCTTCCAAGTCCACCTGCGCCACAGCCACAGCCGGATCCAGTACGGCGTCAACCTCCGCTgccgcagccgcagcagctTCGGCAGGTTCTGCCTCCAGTAGTCACCAGAGCCCGTACGACTTGCGCCGCAAGATCTCCTCCAGCAGCCATGAGCAGTGGCCGACCTCCTCCTCGACCGCCGTGCTCGTCGGACCCTCGAGCAGCTCGCCGCCGCTGGTGAATCCCGGCGCCTCGCCCTCCAGCtcctcgtcgtcctcctcgacatcgtcgtcgtcgtccggatcatcgtcgtcgtcgagCTCTAGCTCCTCGGCATCTTCGGCCAATGTCCAGGCTCCATCGACCAGTGCCACCTTCCCCGTGAACAATGCTCCGACCACTGGAGCCACGCTGGCGCAGCCGCCGAACGTGCACAGCTCGGTGCCGCAGCAGCATTGTGGGGCCCTGCCCGTGGGAGCTGCCATCGAAGACAACAACTACATGCTGCCCGCCCGAAAGCGGTCTCGCCGCCTCTACACCCAAAGCGGAGAAATGGGTGCCACAGCAGGTGGCGCGTCGGGAGAAGCTTCAGGGGCTGGAACGTCGGCATCTGGAAGCACAGGATGTGCCCCTACGGCGGCCCAGTACCTTCAGTACGAGCTGCCCGACGAGGTGCTGCTGGCCATATTCTCCTATCTGATGGAGCAGGACCTGTGCCGCCTGGCGCTCGTCTGCAAGCGATTCAATACCATTGCCAACGACACTGAGCTTTGGAAGAGGCTCTACCAGTCTGTCTTTGAATACGACCTGCCGCTCTTCAACCCGGAACTGTGCAAGTTCGTCTTCGAGAAGCCGGAGGAGTCGGAATACGCCAATCCATGGAAGGAGAGCTTCCGGCAGCTGTACCGTGGCGTCCATGTGCGTCCGGGCTACCAAGAGCGCCGCTGCTCTGGTCGCAGCATTGTCTTCTTCAACACTATCCAGGCGGCTCTGGACTACCCCGAGGACCGGGCTGCCGCCGGAGCCTTTGCATCAGCCGGCGCTGGCGCCGGCAATGTGTCTGCTGGGCTCTCGAACACTAGTGCCTCGGCTGGTGGCGCCGGAGGAGGTGGTGCCAGTGTTAATGCACTTGTCAACATCTACGAGGAGCAAGTAGCCCCCACCGAGCATCCCGGCCCGCTGATATTCCTCCATGCCGGCCACTACAAGGGCGAGTATCTATTCATAGACTCTGATGTGGCGCTTGTAGGAGCTGCACCCGGCAACGTGGCAGAGTCCGTGATCCTGGAACGGGAGGCCGGCTCCACGGTGATGTTTGTGGAAGGAGCCAAGTACGCCTATGTGGGCTACCTAACGCTCAAGTTCTCGCCAGAAGTTACCTCAACGGTGTCGCATCACAAACACTACTGCCTGGACATTGGCGAGAACTGCTCCCCCACCGTGGACAACTGCATCATCCGATCCACCTCGGTGGTGGGTGCAGCTGTGTGCGTGGGAGGCGTCAACGCCAATCCTGTCATCCGGAACTGCGACATAAGCGACTGCGAGAACGTCGGCTTGTATGTCACCGACTACGCCCAAGGCACCTACGAGCACAATGAGATTAGTCGGAACGCCCTGGCCGGTATTTGGGTGAAGAACTTTGCCAGCCCCATAATGCGGGAGAACCACATCCACCACGGTCGCGACGTGGGCATTTTCACCTTTGAAAATGGAATG ggaTACTTTGAGAAGAATGACATCCACAACAACCGTATTGCCGGCTTCGAAGTCAAGGCCGGAGCCAATCCCACTGTGGTTAAGTGCGAGATCCATCATGGACAGACGGGCGGTATCTACGTTCATGAGAATGGGCTCGGCCAGTTTATTGAAAATCGCATTCACTCGAATAACTTTGCAG GTGTGTGGATAACATCGAATAGTAACCCCACCATCcgcaaaaatgaaatatacaACGGCCACCAGGGTGGAGTATACATATTTGGCGAAGGTCGCGGGCTCATCGAGCACAACAACATATACGGCAATGCGCTGGCCGGGATTCAGATTCGCACCAATAGCGATCCTATTGTGAGGCACAACAAGATCCATCATGGCCAGCACGGCGGCATCTATGTGCACGAGAAGGGTCAGGGGCTGATTGAGGAGAACGAAGTCTATTCCAATACACTGGCTGGGGTGTGGATCACAACGGGTAGCACGCCGGTGTTGAGGCGGAATCGCATCCACTCGGGCAAGCAGGTGGGCGTGTACTTCTACGACAACGGGCATGGGAAGCTGGAGGACAACGACATCTTCAATCATCTGTACTCCGGAGTGCAGATCCGTACAGGCAGCAATCCTGTGATACGGGGCAACAAGATTTGGGGCGGTCAGAACGGGGGAGTCCTCGTCTACAACGGCGGTCTGGGGCTGCTGGAGCAAAACGAGATCTTCGACAACGCCATGGCGGGAGTGTGGATAAAAACAGACTCGAATCCAACGCTGAAACGGAACAAGATTTACGATGGCCGGGATGGCGGCATCTGCATCTTCAACGGCGGCAAGGGCATTCTCGAGGAAAATGACATTTTCCGAAACACCCAGGCCGGCGTTCTCATCTCGACGCAATCGCATCCGATCCTGCGGCGCAATCGCATCTACGATGGCCAGGCAGCTGGGGTGGAGATCACAAACAATGCCACCGCCACGCTGGAGCACAACCAAATTTTCAAGAACAAGTTTGGTGGGCTGTGCCTGGCCAGCGGCGTCCAGCCCATTACCCGCGGCAACAACATCTTCAACAATGAGGATGAGGTGGAAAAGGCCGTCTCCAGTGGGCAGTGCCTGTACAAGATCAGCAGCTACACCTCCTTCCCCATGCACGACTTCTATC